A genomic region of Planococcus kocurii contains the following coding sequences:
- a CDS encoding acyltransferase encodes MARRYDYMDWLRVLSIFVVVGIHVVSKIINNATTDEWIWHFANAFDAGLRWCVPIFFMLSGALLLTRGKEESVWQFLQKRLAKVVIPLLFWSLVYTLYNIYILDESYSAYEILVQFLTDDIYYHLWFLYTITGLYLMAPFLKLLVMHMDKKTFQAFLLFWIFFSSFLPFLPKFFDFELAFAAGLFEPYIGYFLLGAYLVLYPVPKKYLPTLGILAAVSYVVTVWGTYYLNVGLPAGEFDEFFYEHYRPNNLLITLFIFIGFQHRAKRIKPNALITRISTATFGIYIIHPLIQVFLNRSFGLNETTFNPLISVPLVWILIFVISFGIILAMQKLPVVNRLVP; translated from the coding sequence ATGGCCAGAAGATACGACTATATGGATTGGCTGCGGGTCTTGTCGATTTTTGTTGTGGTCGGCATCCATGTAGTATCAAAAATTATTAACAATGCTACGACAGATGAATGGATTTGGCATTTTGCCAACGCCTTTGACGCAGGGTTGCGTTGGTGTGTACCTATTTTCTTCATGCTTAGTGGGGCGTTGCTCCTGACGCGCGGCAAAGAAGAAAGTGTCTGGCAATTTCTCCAGAAACGATTGGCAAAAGTTGTTATTCCGTTGTTATTTTGGAGCTTGGTGTACACGCTATACAATATTTACATACTGGATGAATCGTATAGCGCTTATGAAATTTTGGTGCAGTTTTTAACCGATGATATTTATTACCACTTGTGGTTTTTATACACCATCACGGGTCTTTACTTGATGGCGCCTTTTTTGAAGCTGCTCGTCATGCATATGGACAAGAAGACGTTTCAAGCCTTTTTGCTGTTTTGGATTTTCTTTTCTAGCTTTTTACCATTCTTGCCAAAGTTCTTTGACTTTGAACTTGCTTTTGCTGCGGGCTTGTTTGAACCGTATATTGGGTATTTTTTGCTCGGTGCGTATCTCGTGCTTTACCCGGTACCGAAGAAATACTTGCCAACACTTGGCATACTCGCAGCAGTCAGTTATGTGGTGACGGTGTGGGGGACTTATTATTTAAATGTCGGATTGCCGGCGGGCGAATTTGATGAATTTTTTTATGAGCATTACCGGCCGAATAATTTGTTGATTACGCTGTTTATTTTTATTGGCTTTCAGCATAGGGCGAAACGAATCAAACCAAATGCGTTGATCACCCGCATCAGTACAGCGACGTTCGGCATTTACATCATTCACCCGCTTATTCAAGTTTTTTTGAATAGAAGCTTTGGTTTAAATGAAACAACGTTTAATCCACTGATTAGTGTGCCGCTTGTTTGGATCTTAATCTTTGTTATTTCGTTCGGCATCATTTTGGCGATGCAAAAGTTACCGGTTGTTAACCGACTGGTGCCATAG
- a CDS encoding S8 family serine peptidase gives MRIVYGVLSALLLFAAMGQLTVSAQDQDEKRMIIVYEKEQKSFSIAKKTENSGGSDVEVYDEVAIASAMMTDAEAQELLKDPSVRTIEEDIVFSLSAQTEGWGIPQIKAPVAWNSGFTGKGVKIAVIDSGISPHNDLVIKGGISTADYTTSYSDDQGHGTHVAGIIGARNNGIGIKGVAYDADIYSVKAFDWEGNAYLSDLIEGVEWSIANKMNIINLSGGSAENSNAFKAVFDRAYAKGLLIVAAAGNVGTLSGKEDNVEFPARYSSVIAVGALDQDAKRAEFSSTGPAVEVMAPGAYVFSTMTSNRYEYLSGTSMATPYVAGQLALLKQAYPKLTNKDLRAIIAEEAKDLGKVGRDPLYGHGLIQISSYKAPRVSETNNPLLSLRPDKSSITSTVGNSVQLALTASYTKGEVINAAETAKWVSADPAIATVSKGKVTMKAVGSTTVKATVGSKTVSLKVEVVQTARLFTDVSEKYFPAVDYLVKRGLTKGERSTRFGIQSPILRVDAAIWLAKELELDLIAAPASKFTDVPERAVASVNALKHAGYIDGKTETLFGAAQSMTRGEIALILQNSYALQPTAEKLPFTDVSPRYEEAVNALVANGVTNGVTATQFGVSQNVTRGQLAIFVYQLSLK, from the coding sequence TTGAGAATAGTTTATGGCGTGTTGAGCGCGTTACTTTTGTTCGCAGCAATGGGACAACTAACGGTTTCCGCACAAGATCAGGATGAAAAACGCATGATTATCGTTTATGAAAAAGAGCAAAAGAGCTTTTCAATCGCTAAAAAGACCGAAAATTCTGGTGGTTCTGATGTAGAGGTTTATGATGAAGTGGCGATTGCGTCTGCTATGATGACAGACGCAGAAGCGCAGGAACTTTTAAAAGATCCATCAGTTCGGACAATTGAGGAAGATATTGTGTTTTCGCTTAGTGCGCAAACAGAAGGCTGGGGAATTCCTCAAATAAAAGCACCCGTAGCTTGGAATTCAGGATTTACCGGAAAAGGTGTGAAAATTGCTGTCATTGATTCGGGGATTTCTCCGCATAATGATTTGGTGATTAAAGGCGGGATTTCAACTGCCGACTATACAACTTCCTATTCAGATGATCAGGGACATGGAACGCATGTTGCCGGAATCATTGGTGCCCGCAATAATGGCATTGGCATAAAAGGGGTGGCGTATGACGCTGATATTTATTCTGTAAAAGCTTTTGACTGGGAAGGCAATGCTTATTTGTCGGATTTGATTGAAGGTGTGGAATGGTCAATCGCGAACAAGATGAACATTATTAATCTTAGTGGAGGTTCTGCGGAAAATTCCAACGCCTTTAAAGCCGTTTTTGACCGAGCATATGCGAAAGGGTTATTGATCGTAGCGGCCGCTGGAAATGTCGGTACTTTAAGTGGAAAAGAGGATAATGTGGAATTTCCTGCTCGCTATTCGTCTGTTATTGCAGTCGGCGCATTGGATCAAGATGCTAAACGTGCAGAATTTTCTTCAACAGGACCCGCTGTTGAAGTGATGGCACCCGGCGCATATGTTTTCAGTACGATGACCAGCAATCGGTACGAGTATTTATCAGGAACTTCTATGGCCACGCCTTATGTAGCTGGCCAATTGGCTTTGCTAAAGCAAGCTTATCCAAAATTAACAAATAAGGATTTACGTGCGATTATAGCGGAAGAAGCAAAAGATTTAGGCAAAGTGGGCAGAGATCCGCTATATGGTCATGGCTTGATTCAAATTTCTTCCTATAAAGCACCGAGAGTATCGGAAACGAACAATCCGTTACTTAGTTTACGTCCGGACAAATCGTCAATTACGAGTACAGTCGGCAATTCGGTTCAACTGGCGTTAACGGCTTCGTACACAAAGGGGGAAGTCATCAATGCAGCAGAAACCGCAAAATGGGTTTCTGCAGATCCCGCGATTGCAACGGTATCCAAAGGGAAAGTGACGATGAAAGCAGTTGGCAGTACGACGGTAAAAGCGACTGTAGGAAGCAAAACGGTATCGCTGAAAGTAGAGGTTGTGCAAACAGCTAGATTGTTTACGGATGTTTCTGAAAAGTATTTCCCAGCCGTTGATTATTTGGTGAAAAGAGGACTTACTAAAGGTGAGCGTTCGACGCGATTTGGCATTCAAAGCCCGATCCTGCGTGTAGATGCAGCGATTTGGCTGGCAAAAGAGTTGGAATTAGATTTAATAGCAGCGCCAGCTTCTAAATTTACCGATGTCCCGGAACGTGCTGTAGCGTCCGTTAATGCGTTAAAACATGCGGGCTATATTGATGGCAAGACGGAGACATTATTTGGTGCTGCGCAAAGTATGACGCGAGGTGAAATCGCATTAATTTTGCAAAATAGTTATGCTTTGCAGCCAACTGCCGAAAAATTGCCATTTACAGATGTCTCTCCACGCTATGAAGAAGCGGTCAATGCACTCGTAGCGAACGGAGTTACGAATGGCGTAACCGCTACACAATTTGGCGTGAGTCAAAATGTAACGCGAGGTCAGCTGGCAATCTTTGTTTATCAACTATCTCTTAAATAA